GGCACCGTCATGCCCATTGCGTGGAAGCGTCCGTGGAAGAAGGGCCGCGTGTTCTACACCAGCCTCGGCCATATCCGCCGCGACTTCGAAGTGCCGCAGGTGCGCGAACTGGTGCGCCGTGGAATGCTCTGGGCTGCGCGCTGAAAGATGCAGGGTCTTTTCCCCATCACCGTGAACCGTCAGGACCTGATGCTGAGTCGCGCCCACGAATCCGAACTCGAGTTGGCGCGCCTCGGATGCGCCCATATTGCCGGACATCGGACCCCAACCACGGGTCCAGTTCCCGCCACTGCTGTATTTGGCTCGCATCCCGAGATCGCGGCACCCTGTCGACTGTTTGGCCCGCCGGGCACAGGGGGCGCTGACATCCAGCACGCACGAGAGCGAGATCTGTTTCTGCGCTGAGAACCTTCATCCGGCGAGACGGGACTGTTCCTCCCGGATAACCGGCTCGCGCAATTCCCAGGAGGTGACGGACTTCTTGAGATACAAGGATGAGAGGCGATCAGCTTCGATCGTGGCCTGCTGAAGGATTTTAATATGCCGGGTCAGGATGAGGCGGCGCAGGCGGCTGGCGTCATCGGCCGGATCGTCGCCGATGGCGGTGCGCTCGGCGCGGAGGGCATCGATCCAGAGGCGGGTGACGATGTCCCGCGCGGCGTCGAGCGGGGAGAGCTCCTCGGAATGGTTGACCCGCGGCAGGCGGAGGATCACCGGGTCGAGGAAGGCTTTCAGGGCGGGATCGGCGGCGGCATAGAGGTCGGCCAGAGCGTCGGTGTCGGCGGCTGCGCGCCAGGCACAAAAGACAGTGTGTGCGTGCGGGTGCCGCACGAGGGCCTCGGGGAGATAGGTGCGGAGCAGGTCCGCCACGGCGAGGTCATCCTCATGGTGAAACAGCAGTTCGGCGAGGGCGAGATCGGCCGGGGTGGCCGATTCAGGCGCAGCCTCCGCCGGCGTTCCGGGAGCGTCGTCGGTGGGGTGATCTGCGGCCTCCTCGCTGGAAAAGGGGTCATGCGGCGGCGGCTCCTCGTCGAACCCGGGTTGTGTCGCGGGTGCCTGCTGAGGCGCGGGGGCTGAACCGGATTTTCCGTAGGCGGCGGCGCGGGCGGCGGCCTCGGTCTGCCGGACGCGGAGGGCTTCGAGATCCTCGGTGAGCGCCGCCTCGGGAAGGCGCAGTCGGGCGGCCGCCTCCTGCAGGAGGTGGGAGCGGAGGACGGCATTCGAGCAGGCGGCGAGCGTTTCGAGGACGGCGCGGCAAATGCGGCTGACGGCGTCCACATCGTCGGGCCGTTCCTCGCCCTCCCGCATGGCTCGGATCTGGAAGGCAGTGAGCGATTCGGCGGTGTCGATCAACGCATGCGCCGCCTCGGCGCCGCGATCCCGGATGAGCGAGTCGGGATCCTCGCCGGGGGGCAGGCCGGCGACACGGACCGGGATGCCCGCCTCAAGGAAGAGGGCGCCGGTGCGGATAGCAGCTTTGCGTCCGGCGGTGTCGCCGTCAAAGAAAAGGACGGCGGAATCGGCGTGATGCTTGAGCAAATCGACGTGGTCGCGGGTGAAGGCCGTCCCCTGCGACGCAACGGCGGTGGTGAGGCCGGCGGCGTGGCAGCGGATGACGTCGATCTGCCCTTCGCAGATCACCGCCTCGCGGCGGGGGTGCTTGACGATCGCGCCGCGCGCCTTGTCGAGGGCGTAGAGGATCTTGCCTTTGCGAAAGATCGGCGTCTCGGGGGAATTGACATATTTCGCCGGGTGGGCTTTGGGATCGAGGATGCGGCCGCTGAAGGCCACTACGCGGCCCTGAGGGTCCGTAATGGGGAACATGAGCCGTCCGCGAAAGCGGTCATAGTAATCATCCGGACGGGATGGGTCGTTGGGCGGCGTCAGCACACCGGCGGCGACGAGCTGCTCGGCGGTGAAATTATGCTTCGCCGCCCAGGCGAGCGTGGCGCCGCGCTCGAGCGGCGCGTAGCCGATCCCGAACCGCGCGACCGTATCGGCCGCAAGCTTGCGCGACTCCAGATAGGCGCGCGCGCTGGCGGCACAGCCGCTTTGCGCGAGGCAGCGCTGGTAAAACGCGGCCAGTTCGAGATGGATGGCATAGAGCCGGTTGCGCTGCTCCGACTCGTAATCGGTGGCGGTGTCAATGACGACGCCCGTCTTGTCGGCGAGCGAGCGGACCGCATCCATGAACGAGAGGCCATCCTGCTTCATCAGGAATGTGAAAACGTCTCCGTGTTCGCCGCAGCCGAAGCAATGGTAGAACTGCTTGGCCGGATTGACGTGGAACGACGGGGTCTTCTCCTGATGGAACGGGCAGCACCCCTTGAAACTCGTGCCAGCACGTTTGAGCGCGACTCCGCGGGCGGCGACAAGCTCCACGATGTCGGCGCGGGCGCGAATCTCCTCGATCGCGCGGTCTGTGACGCGTGAGCCCATCACTTCAAACCCATATGGGCGCGCAGCCAGGGGCAGACATGCTGCCCGACGCGGGATTGTTCGATGAACAGCCGC
This portion of the Lentisphaerota bacterium genome encodes:
- the dnaG gene encoding DNA primase, which produces MGSRVTDRAIEEIRARADIVELVAARGVALKRAGTSFKGCCPFHQEKTPSFHVNPAKQFYHCFGCGEHGDVFTFLMKQDGLSFMDAVRSLADKTGVVIDTATDYESEQRNRLYAIHLELAAFYQRCLAQSGCAASARAYLESRKLAADTVARFGIGYAPLERGATLAWAAKHNFTAEQLVAAGVLTPPNDPSRPDDYYDRFRGRLMFPITDPQGRVVAFSGRILDPKAHPAKYVNSPETPIFRKGKILYALDKARGAIVKHPRREAVICEGQIDVIRCHAAGLTTAVASQGTAFTRDHVDLLKHHADSAVLFFDGDTAGRKAAIRTGALFLEAGIPVRVAGLPPGEDPDSLIRDRGAEAAHALIDTAESLTAFQIRAMREGEERPDDVDAVSRICRAVLETLAACSNAVLRSHLLQEAAARLRLPEAALTEDLEALRVRQTEAAARAAAYGKSGSAPAPQQAPATQPGFDEEPPPHDPFSSEEAADHPTDDAPGTPAEAAPESATPADLALAELLFHHEDDLAVADLLRTYLPEALVRHPHAHTVFCAWRAAADTDALADLYAAADPALKAFLDPVILRLPRVNHSEELSPLDAARDIVTRLWIDALRAERTAIGDDPADDASRLRRLILTRHIKILQQATIEADRLSSLYLKKSVTSWELREPVIREEQSRLAG